One Trueperaceae bacterium genomic window carries:
- a CDS encoding TlpA disulfide reductase family protein, translating to MIRVVTVLAVSLSLGGLFLWGLLYGSDERDVESARLNRDVLPFELPLYPRYQGTYGPTLDLATYLGDRPLVVNFWATWCGPCYDEAPHLQAAWERHGDDVLFVGVQTQDRGKRTEGAAFLDRFAFTFPNVIDDASRVSIDYGLFGVPETFFVRADGTLMEKHTGPVTLDLLEEKIAELTPS from the coding sequence GTGATCCGCGTCGTCACCGTCCTCGCCGTCAGCCTGTCGCTCGGGGGCTTGTTCCTCTGGGGCCTGCTCTACGGCAGCGACGAGCGCGACGTCGAGAGCGCGCGCCTGAACCGGGACGTGCTGCCGTTCGAACTGCCGCTCTACCCCCGCTACCAGGGGACGTACGGGCCCACGCTGGACCTCGCGACGTACCTCGGCGACCGACCGCTGGTCGTCAACTTCTGGGCCACCTGGTGCGGTCCCTGCTACGACGAAGCCCCGCACCTGCAGGCCGCCTGGGAACGCCACGGCGACGACGTGCTGTTCGTCGGCGTCCAGACCCAGGACCGCGGCAAGCGCACCGAGGGCGCCGCCTTCCTCGACCGCTTCGCCTTCACCTTCCCGAACGTCATCGACGACGCCAGCCGCGTGTCCATCGATTACGGGTTGTTCGGCGTGCCGGAGACGTTCTTCGTCCGCGCCGACGGCACCCTCATGGAGAAGCACACCGGCCCCGTCACCCTCGACCTGCTCGAGGAGAAGATCGCGGAGTTGACCCCCTCGTGA
- a CDS encoding heme lyase CcmF/NrfE family subunit — translation MNELSLGPIGSASLLLALAFSVWSLIAAWVGAVRRDAGLLTSSRLAGVATFLAMSVAVAVMEIALLTDDFSVSYVAQTSRAANPVWVKMVTLWAALEGSLILWGWLLSGYWALLSLRAPNSPLRPWALAVMASVQTFFVLVPAVIAPPFEVMNPVPADGPGPNPLLQNHWMMAVHPFLMYLGFVGLTVPFAYAMAALITRRPGSEWMLQTRRWTLIGWGFLTAAIVTGGWWSYEVLGWGGYWAWDPVENVSFIPWLTATAFIHSVQVQQRRHMLKAWNLFLIILTFAMTLLGTFLTRSGVVSSVHAFGDGPVGPAFLAFFVIVMVISLGLMAWRWDQVRDRADLDHPVSREGSFLAGNVLFLAIAFAVLLGTLFPLIVEAFTGDKVTVGAPFFDAATLPLWMGVLGLMGIGPLLPWRRARWQTLRSNLAWMTGVGVAFAAVAAAFGMRGPYPLLTTGLIGWNLASFALLMTAAVVPRVRVGTRSVVQVIGDYAFENRRRFGSMIVHLGVVVMAAGILGSSGYRVDEQVRLEMGETQVFRDLEFTALDTFVEQTEYRIGAGATVRVERDGEVLGTLRPKINSFFGQSMDVPTPDVLYLPLYDVYLNVGAGVREGQDFVILRVVRSPLISWIWVGGVVMALGTAYALTPSRRRTRETSPAPEGSQTA, via the coding sequence GTGAACGAGCTGTCCCTCGGCCCCATCGGCAGCGCCTCGCTGCTGTTGGCGCTCGCCTTCAGCGTCTGGAGCCTGATCGCCGCCTGGGTCGGCGCGGTGCGCCGCGACGCCGGCCTGCTGACCTCGTCGCGCCTCGCGGGCGTCGCGACGTTCCTGGCGATGAGCGTCGCGGTCGCCGTCATGGAGATCGCGCTGCTCACCGACGACTTCAGCGTCTCGTACGTCGCGCAGACGTCGCGCGCCGCGAACCCCGTGTGGGTGAAGATGGTGACCCTCTGGGCGGCGCTCGAGGGCTCGCTCATCCTGTGGGGCTGGCTGTTGAGCGGGTACTGGGCGCTGTTGTCGCTCCGTGCACCCAACTCCCCGCTGCGCCCCTGGGCGCTCGCGGTGATGGCGTCGGTGCAGACGTTCTTCGTCCTCGTGCCCGCCGTCATCGCCCCGCCGTTCGAGGTCATGAACCCCGTCCCCGCCGACGGGCCCGGCCCCAACCCGCTCCTGCAGAACCACTGGATGATGGCGGTCCACCCGTTCCTGATGTACCTCGGCTTCGTCGGCCTGACGGTGCCGTTCGCGTACGCCATGGCGGCGTTGATCACCCGCCGGCCCGGCAGCGAGTGGATGCTGCAGACCCGCCGCTGGACCCTGATCGGGTGGGGCTTCCTGACCGCCGCGATCGTCACGGGCGGCTGGTGGAGCTACGAGGTGCTCGGCTGGGGCGGCTACTGGGCGTGGGATCCCGTCGAGAACGTCAGTTTCATCCCCTGGCTCACCGCGACGGCCTTCATCCACAGCGTGCAGGTGCAGCAACGCCGCCACATGCTGAAGGCCTGGAACCTGTTCCTGATCATCCTCACGTTCGCCATGACGCTCCTGGGCACGTTCCTGACCCGCAGCGGCGTCGTGAGCAGCGTGCACGCCTTCGGGGACGGCCCCGTCGGCCCCGCCTTCCTGGCGTTCTTCGTCATCGTGATGGTGATCTCGCTCGGCCTGATGGCGTGGCGGTGGGACCAGGTCCGCGACCGCGCCGACCTCGACCACCCCGTCAGTCGCGAGGGCAGCTTCCTGGCCGGCAACGTGCTGTTCCTCGCCATCGCCTTCGCGGTCCTGCTCGGGACGTTGTTCCCGTTGATCGTCGAGGCGTTCACCGGCGACAAGGTGACCGTCGGCGCGCCGTTCTTCGACGCCGCGACGCTGCCGCTCTGGATGGGCGTCCTCGGCCTGATGGGCATCGGGCCGCTGCTGCCCTGGCGTCGCGCCCGCTGGCAGACGTTGCGCAGCAACCTCGCCTGGATGACGGGGGTCGGCGTCGCCTTCGCCGCCGTCGCGGCGGCGTTCGGCATGCGCGGCCCCTACCCGCTCCTCACGACCGGCCTGATCGGCTGGAACCTCGCCTCGTTCGCGCTGTTGATGACCGCCGCGGTCGTGCCCCGCGTCCGGGTCGGGACGCGCAGCGTCGTGCAGGTGATCGGGGACTACGCGTTCGAGAACCGCCGCCGCTTCGGCAGCATGATCGTGCACCTCGGCGTCGTCGTGATGGCCGCCGGCATCCTGGGGAGCTCCGGGTACCGCGTCGACGAGCAGGTCCGCCTCGAGATGGGGGAGACGCAGGTGTTCCGCGACCTCGAGTTCACCGCCCTGGACACGTTCGTCGAGCAGACCGAGTACCGCATCGGGGCGGGCGCCACCGTCCGCGTCGAGCGGGACGGGGAGGTCCTCGGGACGTTGCGACCGAAGATCAACAGCTTCTTCGGGCAGTCGATGGACGTCCCCACCCCCGACGTGCTGTACCTTCCGCTGTACGACGTCTACCTGAACGTCGGCGCGGGCGTCCGCGAGGGGCAGGACTTCGTGATCCTCCGCGTCGTGCGCAGCCCGCTGATCTCCTGGATTTGGGTGGGCGGCGTCGTCATGGCGCTCGGGACCGCGTACGCCCTGACGCCCTCGCGGCGGCGGACCCGGGAGACGTCCCCCGCCCCGGAAGGCTCGCAGACGGCGTGA
- the ccmA gene encoding heme ABC exporter ATP-binding protein CcmA, producing the protein MNDAADDASNAPAGAGPPPAGAHPAAPSDAVPAIALAGVDRRWGRERVLRDVHLEVTAGRIVMLRGHNGSGKTTLLRLLATRLRPSAGRGAVFGHDLAREAAAVRRHVAYLSVAPGTYGALTARENLRLATTLLRRPPADADAALERVGLAAHGNRLVRVFSSGMKRRLALARLLLTDAPLWLLDEPYASLDEDGRRLVDQLLEGARRDARTVLVASHEPARLARFVDATIHLEQGALHREAAP; encoded by the coding sequence ATGAACGACGCGGCGGACGACGCTTCGAACGCACCGGCCGGTGCGGGCCCGCCCCCGGCGGGCGCCCATCCGGCGGCCCCCTCGGACGCCGTCCCCGCCATCGCCCTCGCGGGCGTCGATCGCCGCTGGGGCCGCGAACGCGTCCTGCGCGACGTGCACCTGGAGGTCACCGCCGGCCGCATCGTGATGCTGCGCGGGCACAACGGCTCGGGCAAGACGACGCTGTTGCGGCTGCTGGCGACCCGCCTCCGGCCCAGCGCCGGGCGGGGCGCGGTGTTCGGACACGACCTCGCCCGCGAGGCGGCCGCCGTCCGACGTCACGTCGCCTACCTGAGCGTCGCGCCCGGCACGTACGGGGCGCTCACCGCCCGCGAGAACCTGCGGCTCGCCACCACCCTCCTGCGCCGCCCGCCCGCCGACGCCGACGCCGCCCTCGAGCGCGTCGGCCTGGCCGCGCACGGCAACCGCCTCGTGCGGGTGTTCTCGAGCGGCATGAAGCGCCGGCTCGCCCTCGCCCGCCTCCTGTTGACCGACGCCCCCCTGTGGCTCCTCGACGAGCCGTACGCCAGCCTCGACGAGGACGGCCGCCGACTCGTCGACCAGCTTCTGGAGGGCGCTCGCCGCGACGCGCGGACGGTGCTCGTCGCCAGCCACGAACCGGCCCGCCTGGCGCGGTTCGTCGACGCGACGATCCACCTCGAGCAGGGGGCCCTGCACCGCGAGGCGGCGCCGTGA
- a CDS encoding heme exporter protein CcmB: MNDVRALLAIAGKDLRSEARSRAATVATVFFSSVTLVVLAFALGRDADLMTRAAPGALWVALAFSGVISAAQAYQSDLEGGAFEALLTLPVPRAAVFLGKLLANWGTMTLLGALLLPVAALLFDAPIAGGLPVLLATVALGTLGFAIIATFYAALTANLAARESLLPVLMFPVVVPVLLAAVRATDAVMIAGDTSLAGDWVQLLAGFDLMYLVVTSAIFHVVVEE; this comes from the coding sequence GTGAACGACGTCCGCGCGCTGCTCGCGATCGCCGGCAAGGACCTGCGCAGCGAAGCGCGGAGCCGCGCGGCGACGGTCGCGACGGTGTTCTTCAGCAGCGTCACGCTGGTCGTGTTGGCGTTCGCGCTCGGGCGGGACGCGGACCTCATGACGCGCGCCGCGCCCGGCGCGCTGTGGGTCGCGCTGGCGTTCAGCGGCGTGATCAGCGCGGCGCAGGCGTACCAGAGCGACCTCGAGGGCGGCGCCTTCGAGGCGCTGTTGACGCTGCCGGTGCCCCGCGCCGCGGTGTTCCTCGGCAAACTGCTGGCGAACTGGGGGACGATGACGCTCCTCGGGGCGCTGCTGCTGCCGGTCGCGGCGCTGTTGTTCGACGCCCCGATCGCGGGCGGCCTCCCGGTCCTGCTCGCCACGGTCGCGCTCGGGACGCTCGGGTTCGCGATCATCGCGACGTTCTACGCGGCGTTGACCGCCAACCTCGCCGCCCGCGAGTCGCTGTTGCCGGTGTTGATGTTCCCCGTCGTCGTGCCGGTCCTGCTCGCCGCGGTCCGCGCGACCGACGCCGTGATGATCGCGGGTGACACGTCCCTCGCGGGCGACTGGGTACAGTTGCTGGCAGGATTCGATCTGATGTACCTGGTCGTCACGAGCGCCATCTTCCACGTCGTGGTCGAGGAATGA
- a CDS encoding cytochrome c-type biogenesis protein, with protein sequence MSAVRMPPLAGLLLALVALLVPPAAHAQGAAPAGEAPPETLESRVFEIAQQLRCPTCVSESVADSSAGISIEMRNQIQAQLRDGRSEAEILAFFQERYGDWVLLEPPRRGIHLVVWWLPGIALAAGVLGLATLMVRWTRNARRLAEEDAPSDADLARVRAELADDGTGGRA encoded by the coding sequence GTGAGCGCCGTTCGCATGCCCCCCCTCGCCGGCCTCCTCCTCGCCCTCGTCGCCCTCCTCGTCCCCCCCGCGGCGCACGCGCAGGGGGCCGCCCCCGCCGGCGAGGCGCCCCCCGAGACGCTCGAGTCGCGCGTGTTCGAGATCGCCCAGCAGCTGCGCTGCCCTACCTGCGTCAGCGAATCGGTGGCGGACAGCAGCGCCGGCATCAGCATCGAGATGCGCAACCAGATCCAGGCGCAACTCCGCGACGGCCGCAGCGAAGCGGAGATCCTCGCCTTCTTCCAGGAACGCTACGGCGACTGGGTCCTCCTCGAGCCACCCCGTCGCGGCATCCACCTGGTCGTCTGGTGGTTGCCCGGCATCGCCCTCGCCGCCGGCGTCCTCGGCCTCGCGACGCTGATGGTCCGCTGGACCCGCAACGCCCGCCGCCTCGCGGAGGAGGACGCCCCCAGCGACGCGGACCTCGCGCGCGTCCGCGCCGAACTCGCCGACGACGGCACCGGAGGTCGCGCGTGA
- a CDS encoding Rieske 2Fe-2S domain-containing protein has product MSAPPPNDDPAPRDPTPRDPEAPVDAERRALNAWLWRLPVLLAAGAGAWGVFQAANVHFFKRRPDPTPTFDDGPPQLVAPVDRFADLWDEVTFVYQGVPAIAVRLPGPAPGSREVDGRHFGAYSRVCTHLGCVVALNRDAEAIAFAFNYRADGPQFVCRCHLSVFDPTRAGRAVAGPAVQPLPRVRLDVRDGPDGRELIATGLEPAPEG; this is encoded by the coding sequence ATGAGCGCGCCGCCCCCCAACGACGATCCCGCCCCGCGCGACCCGACCCCGCGCGACCCGGAGGCGCCGGTCGACGCGGAACGCCGCGCCCTGAACGCCTGGCTGTGGCGCCTCCCGGTCCTCCTCGCCGCCGGCGCGGGGGCGTGGGGCGTGTTCCAGGCCGCGAACGTGCACTTCTTCAAACGCCGGCCCGACCCCACCCCCACCTTCGACGACGGACCGCCGCAACTCGTGGCGCCCGTCGACCGCTTCGCGGACCTCTGGGACGAGGTGACGTTCGTCTACCAGGGGGTGCCCGCCATCGCCGTGCGCCTCCCCGGCCCCGCCCCCGGCTCGCGGGAGGTGGACGGCCGGCACTTCGGCGCCTACTCGCGGGTCTGCACCCACCTCGGCTGCGTCGTCGCCCTCAACCGCGACGCCGAAGCGATCGCCTTCGCCTTCAACTACCGCGCCGACGGCCCCCAGTTCGTGTGCCGCTGCCACCTGAGCGTGTTCGACCCCACCCGCGCCGGACGCGCCGTCGCGGGCCCCGCCGTCCAGCCGCTGCCCCGCGTCCGCCTCGACGTTCGCGACGGGCCCGACGGCCGCGAACTGATCGCCACCGGGCTCGAACCGGCGCCCGAAGGCTGA
- a CDS encoding c-type cytochrome: MTLTLLVIAGVALALTVFVLLPLVWSSAADPLPDARDPLLADLEEERGALLAAIRELDARTDLNEDRRAELHARYEAKAAKVLRAIDERRADLDGTPAPTPTAPRRGPRVAWGWVSLVVVSTGIAATLGGWVLPRVGQDATVTTADAARLEAAQAIRDAQRVAEDDPTGATYAALGDVYWEIQDPEGAREAYARAVEGFDDAPARAFLRLGLLRAQDDPAEARVLLEQARLRAPDDPTTLGSLGELYLQQGAYLQALEAFEALEALPGVEADDLVVERLALLRRLEPLARAVEDEPDAADLRAFGDALWAEEARNAAVQQYFRILTEFDPNDPLALARVGEALFLRGSTADAVQILERARTAAADRDADLPPNALLFLGNAAFAEADYDAAIDAWEAHLAAADAPGRVPQLLARAEALAAGEPDPGMGAVAADGSAGATGADAGSAGPSATQVADGPGLYAAHCAQCHGARGQGGSGPRLTDNPSVARVANVENLIRYGRGLMPGYQATLSEEAILTLRDWTVDTFAP; encoded by the coding sequence GTGACCCTGACGCTCCTCGTCATCGCCGGCGTCGCGCTCGCCCTCACCGTCTTCGTGCTGCTGCCCCTCGTCTGGTCCAGCGCCGCGGACCCGCTGCCCGACGCGCGCGACCCGCTCCTCGCCGACCTCGAGGAGGAACGCGGCGCGCTGCTCGCCGCCATCCGCGAGCTCGACGCCCGCACCGACCTGAACGAAGACCGCCGCGCGGAACTCCACGCCCGCTACGAAGCGAAGGCCGCGAAGGTCCTCAGGGCGATCGACGAACGCCGCGCCGACCTCGACGGTACGCCCGCCCCGACCCCCACCGCTCCGCGCCGCGGGCCGCGCGTCGCGTGGGGGTGGGTGTCGCTGGTGGTGGTCTCCACCGGCATCGCCGCGACGCTCGGCGGGTGGGTCCTGCCCCGCGTCGGGCAGGACGCCACCGTCACCACCGCCGACGCCGCCCGCCTCGAGGCGGCGCAAGCGATCCGCGACGCCCAGCGCGTCGCGGAGGACGACCCGACCGGCGCGACGTACGCCGCGCTCGGGGACGTCTACTGGGAGATCCAGGACCCCGAGGGGGCGCGCGAGGCGTACGCCCGCGCGGTCGAGGGGTTCGACGACGCCCCCGCCCGCGCCTTCCTGCGCCTCGGGCTGCTCCGCGCGCAGGACGACCCCGCCGAAGCGCGGGTGCTGCTCGAGCAGGCCCGCCTGCGCGCCCCCGACGACCCGACCACCCTCGGGTCGCTGGGGGAGCTGTACCTGCAGCAGGGCGCCTACCTGCAGGCGCTCGAGGCGTTCGAGGCGCTCGAGGCGTTGCCCGGCGTCGAGGCCGACGACCTCGTCGTCGAACGCCTGGCGCTCCTGCGCCGCCTCGAACCGCTCGCCCGCGCGGTCGAGGACGAGCCCGACGCCGCCGACCTGCGGGCGTTCGGGGACGCGTTGTGGGCCGAGGAGGCCCGCAACGCCGCGGTGCAGCAGTACTTCCGCATCCTCACCGAGTTCGACCCGAACGACCCCCTCGCCCTCGCGCGGGTCGGGGAGGCGCTGTTCCTCCGGGGCTCCACCGCCGACGCGGTGCAGATCCTGGAGCGCGCCCGGACCGCCGCCGCCGACCGCGACGCCGACCTCCCCCCGAACGCCCTGTTGTTCCTCGGCAACGCCGCCTTCGCCGAAGCGGACTACGACGCCGCCATCGACGCGTGGGAGGCGCACCTCGCCGCCGCCGACGCGCCCGGGCGCGTGCCGCAGCTCCTCGCCCGCGCCGAAGCGCTCGCCGCCGGCGAACCCGACCCCGGCATGGGCGCCGTCGCGGCCGACGGGAGTGCGGGCGCGACCGGGGCGGACGCCGGGAGCGCGGGACCGTCGGCGACCCAGGTCGCCGACGGTCCCGGCCTCTACGCCGCCCACTGCGCGCAGTGCCACGGCGCGCGCGGGCAGGGGGGCAGCGGCCCCCGGTTGACCGACAACCCCTCGGTCGCGCGGGTCGCGAACGTCGAGAACCTCATTCGCTACGGGCGCGGCCTCATGCCCGGCTACCAGGCGACCCTGAGCGAGGAGGCGATCCTCACGCTCCGCGACTGGACGGTCGACACCTTCGCGCCATGA
- a CDS encoding cytochrome c biogenesis protein CcdA translates to MTPTLSLAFTAGLLSFLSPCVLPLVPSYLAYVGGSGATSRRLLLRNASLFVVGFSLIFIGLGASASALGSLLRDHREALTIVGGVLVIAFGLVLLGVIRLPVLMRDTRVHATHDASTPWGAILLGMAFAAGWTPCIGPVLGGILTLAGATGTLLDGVTMLAVYSLGLAVPFLAAALALEQFLRVSRRVRSWLPWIERTSGALLLLAGVLMVTGTYTRLNTWLLQFTPDWLFERL, encoded by the coding sequence ATGACGCCGACCCTCTCCCTCGCCTTCACCGCCGGGCTGCTGTCGTTCCTCTCGCCGTGCGTCCTTCCGCTCGTGCCCTCCTACCTCGCCTACGTCGGCGGCAGCGGCGCCACGTCGCGCCGCCTGCTGCTGCGCAACGCCTCGCTGTTCGTCGTCGGCTTCTCGCTGATCTTCATCGGGCTCGGCGCGTCGGCTTCGGCGCTCGGGTCGCTGTTGCGCGACCACCGCGAGGCGCTCACGATCGTGGGGGGCGTCCTCGTGATCGCCTTCGGGCTGGTGCTGCTCGGCGTCATCCGGCTCCCGGTCCTGATGCGCGACACCCGCGTGCACGCCACCCACGACGCCTCCACCCCGTGGGGCGCCATCCTGCTCGGGATGGCGTTCGCGGCGGGCTGGACGCCGTGCATCGGGCCGGTGCTCGGCGGGATCCTGACGCTGGCCGGCGCGACCGGCACGCTGCTCGACGGCGTGACGATGCTGGCGGTGTACAGCCTCGGGCTGGCGGTGCCGTTCCTGGCCGCCGCCCTCGCGCTGGAGCAGTTCCTGCGCGTCTCCCGCCGGGTGCGCTCGTGGCTCCCGTGGATCGAACGCACCTCCGGCGCGCTGTTGCTGCTCGCCGGCGTGCTGATGGTGACGGGGACGTACACCCGCCTCAACACCTGGCTGCTGCAGTTCACGCCCGATTGGTTGTTCGAGCGGCTATGA
- the tal gene encoding transaldolase → MSNPLARLPELGQSVYVDEIRRAWFEDGTLATWIERDGLRGVTSNPAIFQKAIAETGDYDAAIRELAASDLDATGVYETLVIEDIRRAADLFRPTFDASDGRYGWVSLEVSPHLARDADATVREARDLFARVGRPNVFIKVPGTEEGLAAIRTLLEGGIPVNVTLLFSVARYEAVLETYLTAMEARAARGETPDVASVASFFLSRIDVAVDPRLDAAADAGSEAAAHAERLKGTIAVANAKLAYAHAAAVTASPRWAALAAAGARPQRLLWASTGTKNPAYSPVAYVEPLIGPDTVNTMPVGTLDAYRAQGDPAVRIEDGVEAARAQVGRLAALGIDLDAVTQALEVEGLAKFTGPFDAMMASIDAALADARAG, encoded by the coding sequence ATGAGCAACCCCCTGGCCCGCCTGCCCGAGCTCGGGCAATCGGTGTACGTCGACGAGATCCGCCGCGCCTGGTTCGAGGACGGCACCCTCGCCACCTGGATCGAGCGCGACGGCCTGCGCGGCGTCACGAGCAACCCCGCGATCTTCCAGAAGGCGATCGCGGAGACCGGCGATTACGACGCCGCCATCCGCGAGCTCGCCGCGAGCGACCTCGACGCGACCGGCGTGTACGAGACGCTGGTGATCGAGGACATCCGCCGCGCCGCGGACCTGTTCCGGCCCACGTTCGACGCGAGCGACGGGCGCTACGGGTGGGTGTCGCTCGAGGTGAGTCCGCACCTGGCGCGCGACGCGGACGCCACCGTCCGCGAGGCCCGCGACCTGTTCGCGCGGGTGGGGCGCCCGAACGTCTTCATCAAGGTGCCCGGCACCGAGGAGGGCCTCGCGGCGATCCGCACCCTCCTCGAGGGCGGCATCCCCGTCAACGTCACGCTGCTGTTCTCCGTCGCGCGCTACGAAGCGGTCCTGGAGACGTACCTCACGGCGATGGAGGCGCGCGCCGCGCGGGGCGAGACGCCGGACGTCGCCAGCGTCGCCAGCTTCTTCCTGAGCCGCATCGACGTCGCCGTCGATCCCCGCCTCGACGCCGCCGCCGACGCCGGCAGCGAGGCGGCCGCGCACGCCGAACGCCTCAAGGGCACGATCGCCGTGGCGAACGCCAAGCTCGCCTACGCGCACGCCGCGGCGGTCACCGCCTCGCCGCGCTGGGCGGCGTTGGCGGCGGCGGGCGCGCGCCCGCAACGGCTGTTGTGGGCCTCGACCGGCACGAAGAACCCCGCCTACTCCCCCGTCGCGTACGTCGAACCGCTGATCGGGCCGGACACGGTGAACACCATGCCGGTGGGGACGCTCGACGCCTACCGCGCGCAGGGGGACCCGGCGGTCCGCATCGAGGACGGCGTGGAGGCGGCCCGCGCGCAGGTGGGCCGGCTCGCCGCGCTCGGCATCGACCTGGACGCCGTCACGCAGGCGCTGGAGGTCGAGGGCCTCGCGAAGTTCACGGGGCCGTTCGACGCGATGATGGCGTCGATCGACGCCGCCCTCGCCGACGCCCGCGCCGGTTGA
- the ccmE gene encoding cytochrome c maturation protein CcmE has product MKRLIYGLLGVGVLAASGFLIQRALGDGLVYFVLPSEYAAEPDRYDERRIRLGGIVQTGSIDFDDRELQLAFQVTDSLETYPVRHRGTPPELFQENTGVVVEGRFEDGVFVSDNLLVKHSEVYEAPAEGEHVDLEELKDTLQ; this is encoded by the coding sequence GTGAAGCGACTGATCTACGGCCTGCTCGGCGTCGGGGTGTTGGCGGCGTCGGGCTTCCTGATCCAGCGCGCGCTCGGGGACGGGCTCGTCTACTTCGTGCTGCCCAGCGAGTACGCCGCGGAACCCGACCGCTACGACGAGCGACGGATTCGGCTCGGCGGGATCGTCCAGACCGGCTCGATCGACTTCGACGATCGCGAGCTGCAGCTGGCCTTCCAGGTCACCGACAGCCTCGAGACCTACCCCGTCCGCCACCGCGGGACGCCCCCCGAACTGTTCCAGGAGAACACCGGCGTCGTCGTCGAGGGCCGCTTCGAGGACGGCGTCTTCGTCAGCGACAACCTCCTCGTGAAGCACAGCGAGGTGTACGAAGCGCCGGCGGAGGGCGAGCACGTCGACCTCGAGGAACTCAAGGACACGCTGCAGTGA
- the ccsA gene encoding cytochrome c biogenesis protein CcsA: MNLASSRRPTWLNALAGVAVLSALVGAWAGLRLSPPDVNQGELIRVMYAHVSVAWVSFLAVAVAAFAGIAFLWRGARRYDALSVAAAETALLFGALTILGGMTYSKPTLNTFWTWDAKLTLTALMVTLLAGVFIVRGLIDEPQRRGRVSAVILIVVLASLPLNYLAAEWFRTLHPAKSIDLTGGGVTMDATMLNVLLVNVAAAALTFAWLLAERMRISLAEHDLEMRRTRRGPGGGDAVRV; encoded by the coding sequence ATGAACCTCGCCTCGTCGCGCCGGCCCACCTGGCTGAACGCGTTGGCCGGCGTCGCCGTCCTCTCCGCCCTCGTCGGCGCGTGGGCCGGCCTCCGCCTCAGCCCGCCCGACGTCAACCAGGGGGAGCTGATCCGCGTCATGTACGCCCACGTCAGCGTCGCCTGGGTGTCGTTCCTCGCCGTCGCCGTCGCGGCGTTCGCCGGCATCGCCTTCCTGTGGCGCGGCGCGCGGCGCTACGACGCGCTCAGCGTCGCGGCGGCCGAGACCGCCCTCCTGTTCGGGGCGCTGACGATCCTCGGCGGCATGACGTACTCCAAACCGACCCTCAACACCTTCTGGACGTGGGACGCGAAACTCACCCTCACCGCCCTCATGGTGACCCTGCTCGCCGGGGTGTTCATCGTGCGCGGCCTGATCGACGAACCGCAGCGCCGGGGCCGCGTGAGCGCCGTCATCCTCATCGTGGTGCTCGCCAGCCTCCCGCTGAACTACCTCGCGGCGGAGTGGTTCCGGACGCTGCACCCCGCGAAGTCGATCGACCTGACCGGCGGGGGCGTGACGATGGACGCCACGATGCTGAACGTCCTGCTCGTCAACGTCGCCGCGGCGGCGCTCACGTTCGCCTGGTTGCTCGCCGAGCGGATGCGCATCTCGCTCGCCGAGCACGACCTCGAGATGCGCCGCACCCGCCGCGGTCCGGGGGGCGGGGACGCCGTCCGTGTTTGA